The following are from one region of the Streptomyces fradiae genome:
- a CDS encoding CaiB/BaiF CoA transferase family protein, with translation MPGRPADLPLTGITVVSLEQAVAAPFATRQLADLGARVIKVERPGDGDFARRYDTTVHGESSYFVWLNRSKESLTLDLKTDAGREVLERLLARADVFVQNLAPGAADRLGLAPEALAERFPSLIPAGLSGWGTSGPWSERKAYDLLVQCQTGLVSLTGNEHGTARAGISVADIAGGMYLYSGILTALFTRATTGRARAVEVSLFEALAEWMHQPAYYTRFGGTQPPRIGTRHATIAPYGAFTAADGKDVLFSIQNEREWAALCERFLQRPELTGDPRFATGSDRVAHREELDALVARRFTELDSAAAGRILDEAGIANAGVNDMAAFLDHPVLEARERWHDVRIPGGTPVPALLPPVDLAGTAPRMDPVPGIGEHTDDLLAELGYGAADIAAMRAAHAV, from the coding sequence ATGCCCGGACGTCCCGCAGACCTGCCGCTCACCGGCATCACCGTCGTCAGCCTCGAACAGGCGGTGGCCGCCCCCTTCGCCACCCGCCAGCTGGCCGACCTCGGCGCCCGTGTGATCAAGGTCGAGCGGCCCGGCGACGGCGACTTCGCCCGGCGCTACGACACCACCGTGCACGGCGAGTCCAGCTATTTCGTCTGGCTCAACCGCTCCAAGGAGTCGCTCACCCTCGACCTGAAGACGGACGCGGGCCGCGAGGTCCTGGAGCGGCTGCTCGCCCGCGCCGACGTCTTCGTGCAGAACCTCGCCCCCGGCGCCGCCGACCGCCTCGGGCTCGCCCCCGAGGCCCTCGCCGAGCGCTTCCCCTCCCTCATCCCGGCCGGCCTCTCCGGCTGGGGCACCAGCGGCCCGTGGTCCGAGCGCAAGGCCTACGACCTGCTCGTGCAGTGCCAGACCGGCCTGGTCTCGCTCACCGGCAACGAGCACGGCACCGCCCGCGCCGGGATCTCCGTCGCCGACATCGCCGGCGGCATGTATCTGTACAGCGGCATCCTCACCGCCCTCTTCACCCGCGCCACCACCGGCCGGGCCCGGGCCGTCGAGGTCTCCCTGTTCGAGGCGCTCGCCGAGTGGATGCACCAGCCCGCCTACTACACCCGCTTCGGCGGCACCCAGCCGCCGCGCATCGGCACCCGGCACGCTACCATCGCCCCCTACGGCGCCTTCACCGCCGCCGACGGCAAGGACGTGCTGTTCTCCATCCAGAACGAGCGCGAATGGGCCGCCCTGTGCGAGCGGTTCCTCCAGCGGCCGGAGCTCACCGGCGATCCGCGCTTCGCCACCGGCTCCGACCGGGTCGCCCACCGCGAGGAGCTGGACGCCCTGGTCGCCCGGCGGTTCACGGAGCTGGACAGCGCCGCCGCGGGCCGGATCCTCGACGAGGCCGGCATCGCCAACGCCGGTGTCAACGACATGGCCGCGTTCCTCGACCACCCGGTGCTCGAGGCGCGCGAGCGCTGGCACGACGTACGGATACCCGGCGGCACGCCCGTACCCGCGCTCCTGCCGCCCGTCGACCTGGCCGGCACCGCACCGCGCATGGACCCCGTCCCCGGCATCGGCGAACACACCGACGACCTGCTCGCCGAACTCGGCTACGGGGCCGCCGACATCGCGGCGATGCGCGCCGCCCACGCCGTCTGA
- a CDS encoding helix-turn-helix domain-containing protein, whose protein sequence is MTHEQAVYLELLARGAATEAYDRPVLLARASGTGPDELAELERTKQLALRVRAELEGRRRREAELSALFETAHDLAGLRDLDDVLRAIVQRARSLLGTEVAYLSLNDPVRGDTYMRVTEGSVSARFQQVRLGMGEGLGGLVAQTARPYVTDDYFRDERFQHTEAIDSAVGDEGLVAILGVPLTLGSQVIGVLFAADRRARVFEREQVALLGSFAAHAAVAIDTANLLAETRSALAELERANDIIREHSGVIERASEVHDRLTELVVRGGGVHDVTAAVSEVLGGTVEFVEERPGPAARAEGHATRDGDDWIAAVSAGGESFGALVLYDRPGLDPVDLRTLERAALVTSLLLLARRSAGEAEQRVRGELLDDLLDAPDRDRRLLRERAARLYTDTDAPHVVLAARVDGAGAGGETDSAGRESADRQRLRSAASHLAATRHGLASARDGGTVLLLPLGPGETAAELARQTARHLGGALHEPVTVGASAPVTAPLAHPDRVAPAYEEARRCLDALRLLRRPGEGAAAEDLGFLGLLLADTRDIEGFVERTIGQVVAYDRRRGTDLVRTLDAYFASGMSPARTKDDLHVHVNTVAQRLERIGRLLGPDWQAPARALEIQLALRLHALSSAVIR, encoded by the coding sequence ATGACCCACGAACAGGCCGTCTACCTGGAGCTCCTCGCCCGCGGCGCCGCCACCGAGGCGTACGACCGCCCCGTGCTGCTCGCCCGCGCGAGCGGTACGGGACCGGACGAGCTGGCCGAGCTCGAGCGGACCAAACAGCTCGCCCTGCGGGTCCGCGCCGAGCTGGAGGGCCGGCGCCGCCGCGAGGCCGAGCTGTCCGCGCTCTTCGAGACCGCCCACGACCTGGCCGGCCTGCGCGACCTCGACGACGTGCTGCGCGCCATCGTGCAGCGCGCCCGCTCCCTGCTCGGCACCGAGGTCGCCTACCTCAGCCTCAACGACCCGGTGCGCGGCGACACCTACATGCGGGTCACCGAGGGCTCCGTCTCCGCCAGGTTCCAGCAGGTCAGACTCGGCATGGGGGAGGGGCTCGGCGGCCTCGTGGCGCAGACCGCCCGGCCCTACGTCACCGACGACTACTTCCGGGACGAGCGCTTCCAGCACACCGAGGCCATCGACAGCGCCGTCGGCGACGAGGGGCTGGTCGCCATCCTCGGCGTGCCGCTCACCCTCGGCAGCCAGGTCATCGGCGTGCTCTTCGCCGCCGACCGGCGCGCCCGGGTCTTCGAGCGCGAGCAGGTCGCCCTGCTCGGCTCCTTCGCCGCGCACGCCGCCGTCGCCATCGACACCGCCAACCTGCTCGCCGAGACCCGCTCCGCGCTCGCCGAGCTGGAGCGGGCCAACGACATCATCCGCGAGCACAGCGGCGTCATCGAGCGGGCCTCCGAGGTCCACGACCGGCTCACCGAACTCGTCGTGCGCGGCGGCGGCGTCCACGACGTGACCGCCGCCGTCTCCGAAGTCCTCGGCGGCACCGTCGAGTTCGTCGAGGAGCGGCCCGGCCCGGCCGCGCGCGCCGAGGGGCACGCCACCCGGGACGGCGACGACTGGATCGCCGCCGTCTCCGCCGGCGGCGAGAGTTTCGGTGCCCTCGTCCTGTACGACCGGCCCGGCCTCGACCCGGTCGACCTGCGCACGCTGGAGCGGGCCGCCCTCGTCACCTCCCTGCTGCTGCTCGCCCGCCGCTCCGCCGGCGAGGCCGAGCAGCGGGTCCGCGGCGAGCTCCTGGACGACCTGCTCGACGCCCCCGACCGCGACCGGCGCCTGCTGCGCGAGCGCGCCGCCCGGCTGTACACCGACACCGACGCCCCGCACGTCGTCCTCGCCGCCCGCGTCGACGGGGCGGGGGCCGGCGGGGAGACCGACAGCGCCGGACGGGAGAGCGCGGACCGGCAGCGGCTGCGCTCCGCCGCCTCGCATCTGGCCGCGACCCGGCACGGCCTGGCCTCCGCACGCGACGGCGGCACCGTCCTGCTGCTGCCGCTGGGCCCCGGCGAGACCGCCGCCGAACTCGCCCGGCAGACCGCGCGCCACCTCGGCGGCGCGCTCCACGAACCCGTCACCGTCGGCGCCTCCGCCCCCGTCACGGCACCCCTCGCCCACCCCGACCGGGTCGCCCCCGCCTACGAGGAGGCCCGCCGCTGCCTCGACGCCCTGCGCCTGCTGCGCCGGCCGGGCGAGGGCGCCGCCGCCGAGGACCTCGGCTTCCTCGGGTTGCTGCTCGCCGACACCCGGGATATCGAGGGCTTCGTCGAGCGGACCATCGGGCAGGTCGTCGCCTACGACCGGCGCCGCGGCACCGACCTGGTGCGCACCCTGGACGCCTACTTCGCCAGCGGCATGAGCCCCGCCCGCACCAAGGACGACCTCCACGTGCACGTCAACACCGTGGCCCAGCGCCTGGAGCGGATCGGCCGGCTCCTCGGACCCGACTGGCAGGCACCTGCCCGCGCCCTGGAGATACAGCTGGCCCTCCGGCTGCACGCCCTCTCCTCGGCCGTCATACGCTGA